The Panicum virgatum strain AP13 chromosome 5K, P.virgatum_v5, whole genome shotgun sequence genome has a window encoding:
- the LOC120706182 gene encoding alpha-1,3-arabinosyltransferase XAT3-like isoform X2, whose product MKGGGGGRLQQPLRVESQRFRLLSIVGGCFVFCLVFLLSSRPDATAFDTVSPRASLEGARRPAAVKTLRTSSGAGSGGDFHVDVLPQQQGGSLRQSVEQSAGDKTATEWVRDTVIVEERSDAEASEAAAEPEEAAESNPDDQPAPGTRSRGNEPGAEEKKVRDDATVVTTAAAQPAAETTATAPDRPEGKPRAAGGGQSKLQEQPARQPQEERHDEPARSGGGDHHRKQLPPLCDFSDFRSDICDMAGDIRMDANASVFVVVDPASGAGGGQWHRVRPYPRKGDETCMGRITEVTVRSTGGDAPRCTREHAAPAVVFSIGGYTGNIFHDFSDVLVPLYTTAHRYGGDVQLVMANVASWWLVKYDRLLHALSRHAPLDLARAGAAGEVHCFRRAVVSLRAHKELIIERERSADGLATPDFTRFVRRALSLPRDAPTRLGDGTGRKPRLLVISRHRTRLLLNLDAVVRAAEEVGFEAVVNESDVGNDISQVGALINSCDALVGVHGAGLTNMVFLPPGATLVQIVPWGGLQWMARADYGDPAEAMGLRYIQYEVAVGESTLKDKFPPGHKIFTDPTSLHKKGFMFIRQTLMDGQDIAVDVGRFREVLLQVLNNLSP is encoded by the exons atgaagggcggcggcggcggcaggctgcagcagccgctgCGCGTCGAGTCGCAGCGGTTCAGGCTGCTGTCCATCGTCGGCGGCTGCTTCGTCTTCtgcctcgtcttcctcctctcctcccgccCCGACGCCACCGCCTTCGACACCG TGAGTCCCAGGGCGTCGCTGGAgggcgcgcgccggccggccgccgtcaAGACCCTGCGAacctcctccggcgccggctCCG gTGGGGATTTCCATGTGGACGTcctgccgcagcagcaggggGGCAGCCTGCGGCAGAGCGTCGAGCAGAGCGCCGGCGACAAGACGGCAACAGAAT GGGTCAGAGACACGGTGATCGTGGAGGAGAGGAGCGACGCCGAGGCCAGCGAAGCTGCggcggagccggagga GGCCGCCGAGTCCAACCCCGACGACCAGCCAGCACCAGGTACGCGCTCACGCGGGAACGAGCCAGGTGCCGAGGAGAAGAAGGTCCGAGACGACGCCACCGTGGTAACCACGGCCGCCGCGCAACCCGCCGCGGAGACCACGGCGACCGCGCCCGACCGGCCAG AGGGGAAGCCGCGAGCTGCCGGCGGCGGTCAGAGCAAGCTCCAGGAGCAGCCAGCTCGGCAGCCGCAAGAGGAGCGCCACGACGAGCCAGCAC GATCTGGCGGCGGGGACCACCACCGGAAGCAGCTGCCGCCGCTGTGCGACTTCTCCGACTTCCGCAGCGACATCTGCGACATGGCCGGCGACATCCGCATGGACGCCAACGCGTCGGTGTTCGTGGTCGTCGACCCGGcgagcggggccggcggcggccagtggCACCGGGTCCGGCCGTACCCGCGCAAGGGCGACGAGACATGCATGGGCCGGATCACGGAGGTCACGGTGCGGTCGACGGGCGGCGACGCGCCGCGGTGCACGCGGGAGCAcgccgcgccggcggtggtGTTCTCCATCGGCGGGTACACGGGCAACATCTTCCACGACTTCTCCGACGTGCTGGTGCCGCTGTACACCACGGCGCACCGCTACGGCGGCGACGTGCAGCTGGTGATGGCCAACGTGGCGTCGTGGTGGCTGGTCAAGTACGACCGGCTCCTCCACGCGCTGTCGCGCCACGCGCCGCTGGACCTCGCcagggccggcgccgccggggaggtccACTGCTTCCGCCGCGCCGTGGTGAGCCTGCGCGCGCACAAGGAGCTCATCATCGAGCGGGAGCGCAGCGCGGACGGGCTCGCGACGCCGGACTTCACGCGGTTCGTCCGGCGCGCGCTGTCGCTGCCCCGCGACGCGCCGACGCGGCTCGGCGACGGCACGGGCAGGAAGCCCCGGCTCCTGGTCATCTCCCGCCACCGCACGCGTCTGCTCCTGAACCTGGACGCCGTGGtccgcgcggcggaggaggtcgggtTCGAGGCCGTGGTGAACGAGTCCGACGTGGGCAACGACATCTCGCAGGTCGGGGCGCTCATCAACTCGTGCGACGCGCTGGTGGGCGTGCACGGCGCCGGGCTGACCAACATGGTGTTCCTGCCGCCGGGGGCGACCCTGGTGCAGATCGTGCCGTGGGGAGGGCTGCAGTGGATGGCGCGGGCGGACTACGGCGACCCGGCGGAGGCGATGGGGCTCCGGTACATCCAGTACGAGGTGGCCGTGGGGGAGAGCACGCTCAAGGACAAGTTCCCGCCGGGGCACAAGATCTTCACGGACCCGACGTCGCTGCACAAGAAGGGCTTCATGTTCATCAGGCAGACGCTCATGGACGGCCAGGACAtcgccgtcgacgtcggccgCTTCAGGGAGGTGCTGCTCCAGGTGCTCAACAACCTCTCGCCGTAG
- the LOC120706182 gene encoding alpha-1,3-arabinosyltransferase XAT3-like isoform X1, whose translation MKGGGGGRLQQPLRVESQRFRLLSIVGGCFVFCLVFLLSSRPDATAFDTVSPRASLEGARRPAAVKTLRTSSGAGSGGDFHVDVLPQQQGGSLRQSVEQSAGDKTATEWVRDTVIVEERSDAEASEAAAEPEEAAERDGDGNSAAAESNPDDQPAPGTRSRGNEPGAEEKKVRDDATVVTTAAAQPAAETTATAPDRPEGKPRAAGGGQSKLQEQPARQPQEERHDEPARSGGGDHHRKQLPPLCDFSDFRSDICDMAGDIRMDANASVFVVVDPASGAGGGQWHRVRPYPRKGDETCMGRITEVTVRSTGGDAPRCTREHAAPAVVFSIGGYTGNIFHDFSDVLVPLYTTAHRYGGDVQLVMANVASWWLVKYDRLLHALSRHAPLDLARAGAAGEVHCFRRAVVSLRAHKELIIERERSADGLATPDFTRFVRRALSLPRDAPTRLGDGTGRKPRLLVISRHRTRLLLNLDAVVRAAEEVGFEAVVNESDVGNDISQVGALINSCDALVGVHGAGLTNMVFLPPGATLVQIVPWGGLQWMARADYGDPAEAMGLRYIQYEVAVGESTLKDKFPPGHKIFTDPTSLHKKGFMFIRQTLMDGQDIAVDVGRFREVLLQVLNNLSP comes from the exons atgaagggcggcggcggcggcaggctgcagcagccgctgCGCGTCGAGTCGCAGCGGTTCAGGCTGCTGTCCATCGTCGGCGGCTGCTTCGTCTTCtgcctcgtcttcctcctctcctcccgccCCGACGCCACCGCCTTCGACACCG TGAGTCCCAGGGCGTCGCTGGAgggcgcgcgccggccggccgccgtcaAGACCCTGCGAacctcctccggcgccggctCCG gTGGGGATTTCCATGTGGACGTcctgccgcagcagcaggggGGCAGCCTGCGGCAGAGCGTCGAGCAGAGCGCCGGCGACAAGACGGCAACAGAAT GGGTCAGAGACACGGTGATCGTGGAGGAGAGGAGCGACGCCGAGGCCAGCGAAGCTGCggcggagccggaggaggccgccgagcgcgacggcgacggcaatTCCGCGGCCGCCGAGTCCAACCCCGACGACCAGCCAGCACCAGGTACGCGCTCACGCGGGAACGAGCCAGGTGCCGAGGAGAAGAAGGTCCGAGACGACGCCACCGTGGTAACCACGGCCGCCGCGCAACCCGCCGCGGAGACCACGGCGACCGCGCCCGACCGGCCAG AGGGGAAGCCGCGAGCTGCCGGCGGCGGTCAGAGCAAGCTCCAGGAGCAGCCAGCTCGGCAGCCGCAAGAGGAGCGCCACGACGAGCCAGCAC GATCTGGCGGCGGGGACCACCACCGGAAGCAGCTGCCGCCGCTGTGCGACTTCTCCGACTTCCGCAGCGACATCTGCGACATGGCCGGCGACATCCGCATGGACGCCAACGCGTCGGTGTTCGTGGTCGTCGACCCGGcgagcggggccggcggcggccagtggCACCGGGTCCGGCCGTACCCGCGCAAGGGCGACGAGACATGCATGGGCCGGATCACGGAGGTCACGGTGCGGTCGACGGGCGGCGACGCGCCGCGGTGCACGCGGGAGCAcgccgcgccggcggtggtGTTCTCCATCGGCGGGTACACGGGCAACATCTTCCACGACTTCTCCGACGTGCTGGTGCCGCTGTACACCACGGCGCACCGCTACGGCGGCGACGTGCAGCTGGTGATGGCCAACGTGGCGTCGTGGTGGCTGGTCAAGTACGACCGGCTCCTCCACGCGCTGTCGCGCCACGCGCCGCTGGACCTCGCcagggccggcgccgccggggaggtccACTGCTTCCGCCGCGCCGTGGTGAGCCTGCGCGCGCACAAGGAGCTCATCATCGAGCGGGAGCGCAGCGCGGACGGGCTCGCGACGCCGGACTTCACGCGGTTCGTCCGGCGCGCGCTGTCGCTGCCCCGCGACGCGCCGACGCGGCTCGGCGACGGCACGGGCAGGAAGCCCCGGCTCCTGGTCATCTCCCGCCACCGCACGCGTCTGCTCCTGAACCTGGACGCCGTGGtccgcgcggcggaggaggtcgggtTCGAGGCCGTGGTGAACGAGTCCGACGTGGGCAACGACATCTCGCAGGTCGGGGCGCTCATCAACTCGTGCGACGCGCTGGTGGGCGTGCACGGCGCCGGGCTGACCAACATGGTGTTCCTGCCGCCGGGGGCGACCCTGGTGCAGATCGTGCCGTGGGGAGGGCTGCAGTGGATGGCGCGGGCGGACTACGGCGACCCGGCGGAGGCGATGGGGCTCCGGTACATCCAGTACGAGGTGGCCGTGGGGGAGAGCACGCTCAAGGACAAGTTCCCGCCGGGGCACAAGATCTTCACGGACCCGACGTCGCTGCACAAGAAGGGCTTCATGTTCATCAGGCAGACGCTCATGGACGGCCAGGACAtcgccgtcgacgtcggccgCTTCAGGGAGGTGCTGCTCCAGGTGCTCAACAACCTCTCGCCGTAG
- the LOC120706180 gene encoding LEAF RUST 10 DISEASE-RESISTANCE LOCUS RECEPTOR-LIKE PROTEIN KINASE-like 2.4 — translation MGVVFNRTSWFARRPATIRIGSGTYNVLSINYTGSYFWVVDANLNMQNSCPLPPWDYGPYYYHYHDNSLRSINQDPGWPVALFMNCSQEIKYDYYSQPVKCLSTVDSFIYMSIWSGVYNFVVEAQYFAPSCSFLAMTPLGGPGATVPENASYPDVVKLMGKGFALEFPFMASRDIIRECLAELKSDFRYYFHNESTEYQIWDILATDTNFWSCVTDEQFMPAIGVTNFLRLVIIQTLLFVMLGLKLIHVFCRYILVPLAVFAFLAHRYWKSRITINAVERFLRMQQIMLVTTRYAYADIIAITGHFREKLGQGGYGSVYKGVLLPGGVPIAVKMLSNSSCNGEEFISEVATIGKIHHVNVVRLVGFCSEETVRALIYEFMPRGSLDKYIFSSEKSFSWDKLNEIALGIARGINYMHQGCDMQIVHFDIKPHNILLDSNFVPKVADFGLAKLFPKDNSFVPLSAMRGTIGYIAPEMVSRSFGAISSKSDVYSFGMLLLEMDGGRRNADPHAGSSSQAYYPSLVYGQLTGEQVGEISEDVNMHELEKKLCVVGLWCIQMKPSDRPTMSEVIEMLEGDAGALQMPPRPFFCDEEMLPEVAPYSLSSELNVIEEEDE, via the exons ATGGGTGTGGTGTTCAATCGCACGAGCTGGTTTGCACGGAGACCAGCTACGATCCGCATCGGCAGTGGAACATACAACGTGCTTAGCATCAACTATACTGGCTCTTACTTCTGGGTTGTTGATGCCAACTTGAACATGCAAAACAGTTGCCCCCTTCCGCCGTGGGATTACGGACCTTATTATTATCACTACCATGACAACTCACTTCGCAGCATTAATCAGGACCCTGGTTGGCCTGTGGCTCTCTTTATGAATTGTTCGCAGGAAATAAAGTACGATTATTATTCCCAGCCGGTCAAATGCCTGAGCACAGTAGATTCTTTCATCTACATGTCAATATGGTCTGGCGTATACAACTTCGTTGTCGAAGCTCAGTATTTTGCGCCCTCATGCAGTTTCTTGGCTATGACTCCTTTGGGTGGTCCAGGCGCGACGGTGCCTGAGAATGCAAGCTATCCAGATGTTGTTAAGCTCATGGGGAAAGGATTTGCCCTTGAATTTCCTTTTATGGCTAGTAGGGACATCATCAGAGAGTGCCTCGCAGAGTTGAAGAG TGACTTCCGTTATTATTTCCATAACGAGAGCACCGAGTATCAGATTTGGGACATTCTTGCAACTGACACAAATTTCTGGTCGTGCGTTACTGATGAGCAATTTATGCCAGCCATTGGCGTGACAAATTTTCTCCGCCTCGTCATCATTCAAACATTACTGTTTGTTATGTTGGGTCTCAAGCTAATTCATG TTTTTTGCAGGTACATATTGGTGCCTCTGGCGGTGTTTGCCTTCCTTGCCCATAGATACTGGAAATCAAGAATAACCATCAATGCAGTCGAGAGGTTTCTACGGATGCAGCAAATAATGCTTGTAACAACGAGATACGCCTACGCAGACATCATTGCGATCACAGGCCATTTCAGAGAGAAGCTCGGCCAAGGAGGCTATGGCTCTGTATACAAGGGTGTGCTGCTGCCAGGCGGTGTTCCCATTGCTGTCAAGATGCTGAGCAACTCCAGCTGCAACGGAGAAGAGTTCATCAGCGAGGTCGCCACCATTGGCAAGATCCACCATGTCAATGTGGTGCGCCTCGTCGGGTTCTGCTCCGAGGAAACGGTCAGGGCACTCATCTACGAGTTCATGCCCCGTGGGTCTCTCGACAAGTACATCTTCTCGTCGGAGAAGAGCTTCTCGTGGGACAAGCTCAACGAGATTGCCCTGGGCATTGCTAGAGGCATCAACTACATGCATCAGGGGTGTGACATGCAGATCGTACACTTCGACATCAAGCCACACAACATCCTTCTCGACAGTAACTTCGTCCCAAAAGTTGCTGATTTTGGGCTCGCCAAGCTGTTCCCAAAGGATAACAGCTTCGTGCCGCTGAGCGCTATGAGGGGAACGATCGGCTACATAGCTCCGGAGATGGTGTCACGGAGCTTCGGCGCCATATCCAGCAAGTccgacgtgtacagcttcgggatgctgctgctggagatgGACGGAGGGCGCAGGAACGCTGACCCGCATGCCGGGAGCTCCAGCCAGGCGTACTACCCATCGCTGGTGTATGGCCAGCTGACTGGGGAGCAGGTTGGGGAGATCAGTGAAGATGTCAACATGCACGAGCTGGAGAAGAAGCTGTGCGTCGTTGGGCTCTGGTGCATCCAGATGAAGCCTTCTGATCGGCCGACCATGAGCGAGGTCATAGAGATGCTTGAAGGGGATGCAGGCGCTCTGCAAATGCCCCCGAGGCCGTTCTTCTGTGACGAGGAGATGCTTCCTGAAGTGGCTCCGTACTCTCTGTCCTCCGAACTGAACGTGattgaggaggaggatgagtga